Proteins from one Triticum aestivum cultivar Chinese Spring chromosome 7A, IWGSC CS RefSeq v2.1, whole genome shotgun sequence genomic window:
- the LOC123150976 gene encoding sucrose transport protein SUT5-like encodes MAPPGESGGPSNGGARRKNLTAALRLFLVCMVSGGIQYICALEMSLLSPYSQNLGIPHKYASMIWIGGPIAGFLVNPIVGYYSDRCTMRIGRRRPFIILECLIICISGMLIGFSADIGQYLGDTKENCSTYTGPRWAATAVYVVGFLLLDCVIHTAQASVRAMMSDLSAANHGPSVGQAIFSVWMAIGSILGYAVVAYGTWHQWFPSLKSSACCNACADLKGAFLTAVVLIVISTVVTMLLADEQSLDNEGVGGAAFAQTCGSLDAFIDLFASLKNMSPAMFRVLALTAFTWLSWFPFLQYNTDWMGREIYHGNPNGVADMAADKYNAGVREGAIGLLLCSASLGATSFLIPKLCRKLTSKVIWSISLFSVFLIMAGMVAVGVVSTKGYDPSLSTSLTVAGPDNSLNALALTMFALIGIPQAVLYSVPWAVAAQLAAGEGGGQGVTVGAITNVISLAQLLVGLTAGPIDGAFNKGNAPAFGIGGVIAFICAILVVLALPDTKDGRGLKRLLLSREDWSN; translated from the exons ATGGCGCCGCCAGGCGAGAGCGGCGGCCCCAGCAACGGCGGCGCGCGCCGGAAGAACCTGACGGCCGCCCTCAGGCTGTTCCTCGTGTGCATGGTCTCCGGCGGCATCCAGTACATCTGCGCCCTAGAGATGTCCCTCCTCTCGCCCTACTCCCAG AATCTTGGGATTCCTCACAAGTATGCTTCCATGATCTGGATTGGCGGACCGATCGCAGGATTTCTG GTAAACCCCATCGTGGGCTACTATAGCGACCGATGCACCATGAGGATAGGACGCAGGAGGCCCTTCATCATCCTAGAATGCCTCATCATATGCATCTCT GGCATGCTCATTGGTTTCTCCGCGGACATTGGGCAATACCTTGGCGACACCAAAGAGAACTGCAG cacCTACACCGGCCCTCGCTGGGCTGCCACGGCGGTGTACGTCGTCGGCTTCTTGTTGCTGGACTGCGTCATCCATACCGCACAGGCGTCGGTTCGAGCAATGATGTCTGACCTATCCG CTGCGAATCATGGCCCTAGTGTCGGCCAGGCGATCTTCTCCGTGTGGATGGCCATCGGCAGCATCCTTGGCTACGCAGTCGTTGCCTACGGAACATGGCACCA GTGGTTCCCCTCTCTGAAATCTAGCGCGTGCTGCAACGCTTGCGCAGATCTTAAGGGCGCTTTCTTGACTGCTGTG GTGCTCATTGTCATCAGCACAGTAGTGACCATGCTCCTCGCTGATGAGCAGTCCCTCGATAATGAGGGTGTTGGCGGTGCCGCCTTTGCTCAAACTTGCGGCAGCCTCGACGCATTCATCGACCTCTTCGCGAGCTTGAAGAACATGAGTCCTGCCATGTTCAGAGTGCTCGCTTTAACAGCCTTCACCTGG CTCTCCTGGTTCCCGTTCCTGCAGTATAACACGGACTGGATGGGTCGCGAGATTTACCACGGCAACCCGAACGGGGTGGCTGACATGGCCGCCGACAAATACAATGCCGGTGTCCGCGAAGGAGCCATTGGGCTCCTCCTCTGCTCGGCCTCCCTCGGGGCTACCTCCTTCCTCATCCCCAAGCTATGCCGCAAGCTGACGTCCAAGGTCATCTGGTCCATCAGTCTCTTCTCAGTGTTCCTCATCATGGCAGGGATGGTTGCCGTCGGCGTCGTCTCGACAAAGGGGTACGACCCGTCTCTGAGCACCAGCCTCACCGTCGCTGGCCCCGACAACAGTCTCAATGCCCTAGCGCTCACCATGTTTGCGCTCATCGGGATCCCACAGGCTGTGTTGTACAGTGTTCCATGGGCGGTCGCCGCTCAGCTCGCGGCGGGGGAGGGTGGTGGCCAAG GAGTCACCGTTGGTGCGATCACCAATGTTATATCCCTAGCGCAA CTGCTAGTCGGCCTCACTGCCGGTCCGATAGACGGGGCCTTCAACAAGGGCAACGCACCGGCCTTTGGTATCGGTGGTGTCATCGCCTTCATATGTGCTATCCTGGTGGTGCTGGCGCttccagataccaaggacggcagggGGCTAAAAAGACTGTTATTGAGCAGGGAAGATTGGTCAAATTGA